The Streptomyces clavuligerus genome includes a region encoding these proteins:
- a CDS encoding GDSL-type esterase/lipase family protein, with protein MHSVYEWITTPITAGLLRGALDLERTARGVLPHRLPARARAQCDDGTLTMSEAQPSGVRLVFRTRATAIELDTVPTKRVYTGAPPRPDGVYDLRVDGRPAGQGSVSGGNTVTIDLATWAAEHREGPVGTLRFEGLRDGVKDVEIWLPHNEITELVALRTDAPVEPAAASGRRVWLHHGSSISQGSDAASPTTTWPALAAAHGGVELVNLGFGGGALLDPFTARALRDTPADLISVKIGINVVGTDLMRLRAFGPAVHGFLDTVREGHPTTPLLVVSPVLCPMHEDTPGPSAFDPGALAEGRLNFRAAGSPDEVASGKLTLRTVRDTLSRIVAQRAADDPYLHHLDGRELYGEADTAALPLPDGLHPDAATHRLIGERFAALVFGAGGGDSGRGGAFAERGGAGTVSRAWPGP; from the coding sequence ATGCACAGCGTGTACGAGTGGATCACCACGCCCATCACGGCCGGTTTGTTGCGGGGCGCCCTCGATCTGGAGCGGACCGCCCGCGGGGTGCTGCCGCACCGGCTGCCCGCCCGGGCGCGGGCCCAGTGCGACGACGGCACGCTGACGATGTCGGAGGCCCAGCCCTCCGGGGTGCGGCTGGTGTTCCGTACCCGGGCCACCGCGATCGAGCTGGACACGGTGCCCACCAAGCGCGTCTACACGGGGGCTCCGCCGCGCCCCGACGGGGTCTACGATCTGCGGGTCGACGGCCGCCCGGCCGGGCAGGGCAGTGTGTCCGGCGGCAACACCGTCACCATCGACCTGGCCACCTGGGCGGCCGAGCACCGGGAGGGCCCCGTGGGCACCCTCCGTTTCGAGGGTCTGCGCGACGGCGTCAAGGACGTGGAGATCTGGCTCCCCCACAACGAGATCACCGAACTCGTGGCCCTGCGCACCGACGCGCCCGTCGAGCCCGCCGCCGCGTCGGGGCGCAGGGTGTGGCTGCACCACGGCAGTTCGATCAGCCAGGGGTCGGACGCCGCGAGCCCCACCACCACCTGGCCCGCCCTCGCCGCCGCGCACGGCGGGGTCGAACTCGTCAATCTGGGGTTCGGCGGGGGCGCGCTGCTCGACCCGTTCACCGCCCGGGCCCTGCGGGACACCCCCGCCGATCTCATCAGCGTGAAGATCGGGATCAATGTGGTCGGCACCGATCTGATGCGGCTGCGTGCCTTCGGGCCCGCCGTGCACGGCTTCCTGGACACCGTCCGCGAAGGCCATCCCACCACTCCCCTGCTGGTGGTCTCGCCCGTCCTGTGCCCGATGCACGAGGACACCCCCGGCCCGAGCGCCTTCGATCCCGGCGCCCTGGCCGAGGGGCGGCTGAACTTCCGGGCGGCGGGCAGCCCGGACGAGGTCGCGAGCGGGAAGCTGACCCTCCGCACGGTCCGGGACACCCTCTCCCGGATCGTGGCGCAGCGCGCGGCCGACGACCCGTATCTGCACCACCTCGACGGCCGCGAGCTGTACGGCGAGGCCGACACCGCCGCGCTGCCCCTGCCCGACGGGCTGCACCCGGACGCGGCCACCCACCGGCTCATCGGGGAACGCTTCGCCGCGCTGGTCTTCGGCGCGGGCGGCGGTGACAGCGGTCGCGGTGGC
- a CDS encoding DUF4440 domain-containing protein — protein sequence MDEHDEHDEHDEHDEHDEHDEHDEHDEHDEQDGHAGYDERTDGVAEAVAGELRLLDPRVRASREHAGRLLDPEFTEVGASGRRWDRRTMLAELPDHPGGGEDGPRYEPSGMRGTALAPGLVHVTYEATLGERRSRHSSIWRKLDDGTGWRMYYHQGTLVPGGRPEES from the coding sequence ATGGACGAGCACGACGAGCACGACGAGCACGACGAGCACGACGAGCACGACGAGCACGACGAGCACGACGAGCACGACGAGCACGACGAGCAGGACGGGCACGCCGGGTACGACGAGCGCACGGACGGCGTGGCCGAGGCGGTCGCGGGCGAGTTGCGGTTGCTGGACCCCCGGGTCAGAGCGTCGCGGGAACACGCCGGGAGGCTGCTGGACCCGGAGTTCACCGAGGTGGGCGCCTCCGGCCGCCGCTGGGACCGGCGGACGATGCTCGCCGAGCTGCCGGACCACCCGGGCGGCGGCGAGGACGGCCCCCGGTACGAGCCCTCCGGAATGCGGGGGACCGCCCTGGCGCCGGGCCTGGTGCATGTGACGTACGAGGCCACCCTGGGCGAGCGGCGCTCCCGGCACAGCTCGATCTGGCGGAAGCTCGACGACGGCACCGGCTGGCGGATGTACTACCACCAGGGCACGCTCGTCCCCGGCGGACGTCCCGAGGAGTCCTGA
- a CDS encoding isochorismatase family protein produces MSDNSYLTDRLTPENTGILLVDHQTGLILGVQDHDQNQVRRNARALARTAKVFGLPVVATTSAPQGPNGPLLPELVAELPAGAPVIHRSGEVDAFDDPAFEAAVRAMDRPNLVIAGVITDVCLMFASLSALGRGYKVHSVLDASGTTNQLARETSLLRLQNAGATLNSTVGVISELLRDWKNPGGPGTADIFSNLAMPFYGAVSASHAAAGGNNG; encoded by the coding sequence ATGAGCGACAACAGCTACCTCACCGACCGGCTCACCCCCGAGAACACCGGAATCCTGCTGGTCGACCACCAGACCGGTCTGATCCTCGGCGTCCAGGACCACGACCAGAACCAGGTCCGCCGCAACGCCCGGGCGCTCGCCCGGACCGCCAAGGTCTTCGGCCTCCCCGTCGTGGCCACCACCTCCGCCCCGCAGGGCCCCAACGGCCCCCTGCTGCCAGAGCTGGTCGCCGAGCTGCCCGCCGGAGCACCGGTCATCCACCGCAGCGGCGAGGTCGACGCCTTCGACGACCCGGCCTTCGAGGCCGCCGTCCGCGCCATGGACCGCCCCAACCTGGTCATCGCGGGCGTCATCACCGACGTCTGCCTCATGTTCGCCTCGCTCTCCGCCCTCGGCCGCGGCTACAAGGTCCACTCCGTCCTCGACGCATCGGGCACCACCAACCAGCTCGCCCGTGAGACCTCCCTGCTGCGGCTCCAGAACGCGGGCGCCACCCTCAACAGCACCGTCGGGGTCATCTCCGAGCTGCTGCGCGACTGGAAGAACCCCGGCGGCCCCGGCACCGCCGACATCTTCAGCAACCTGGCGATGCCGTTCTACGGCGCCGTCAGCGCCAGCCACGCCGCCGCCGGTGGCAACAACGGCTGA
- a CDS encoding cytochrome P450 — protein MDIPGPEPRADGGVKAVADAGGLHRYQLELHAAYGPVVRFQLPGADTAVSIADPVLLEATAHLDERPEGLFSFLDPLCEAGNLQVLPAAEHTPWRRLLLTVLAGRPSHERHLPRFTALTTALADRWAEHAEHPGHDRDDGDGGDGGGRPVELQKDLTALSLRMICAYALGSGVTDPEGVVTAFERVLTAHLGKLYRPPRPGPPDEEAERTERADAALAFLRGAVDEVIAAHRGGRAERSDLIGALVEAGETPARIRDTVMMTMLAAHHTTGVAVSWALYLLALHPGAAGRATAELDRVLGERAAPAYTDLRRLTYLEMVLKEAMRLCPPGPYGARRTDAELVVGGYGIPAGTTVFYPFWAIHMNPDHWPEPERFRPERFTPRETAKRPRLAHVPFGIGPRSCEGARLAVVEAELILAVLLKRFRFRLVPGHEVVPVERFVLWAADDIRMTVSPRGRRQDVS, from the coding sequence ATGGACATTCCCGGTCCCGAGCCCCGGGCCGACGGCGGGGTCAAAGCCGTCGCCGACGCGGGCGGGCTGCATCGCTATCAGTTGGAGCTGCACGCCGCGTACGGGCCCGTCGTCCGCTTCCAGCTCCCCGGGGCGGACACGGCGGTGTCGATCGCCGACCCCGTGCTGCTGGAGGCCACGGCACATCTCGACGAGCGGCCCGAGGGGCTGTTCTCGTTCCTGGACCCGCTGTGCGAGGCGGGCAATCTCCAGGTGCTGCCCGCCGCCGAGCACACCCCCTGGCGGCGTCTGCTGCTGACGGTGCTGGCCGGTCGCCCGTCCCACGAGCGGCACCTTCCGCGCTTCACCGCCCTCACGACGGCGCTCGCGGACCGCTGGGCCGAACACGCCGAACACCCCGGGCACGACAGGGACGACGGGGACGGCGGGGACGGCGGTGGCCGCCCCGTCGAGTTGCAGAAGGACCTCACCGCGCTGTCGCTGCGGATGATCTGCGCCTACGCCCTGGGCAGCGGTGTCACGGACCCGGAGGGCGTCGTCACCGCGTTCGAGAGGGTCCTCACCGCGCATCTCGGGAAGCTGTACCGGCCGCCCCGGCCGGGCCCGCCCGATGAGGAGGCCGAGCGGACGGAACGGGCCGATGCCGCGCTCGCCTTTCTGCGCGGGGCGGTCGACGAGGTGATCGCGGCGCACCGCGGTGGCCGGGCGGAGCGGAGCGATCTCATCGGGGCGCTCGTCGAGGCCGGTGAGACGCCCGCGCGCATCCGGGACACCGTGATGATGACGATGCTGGCGGCCCACCACACCACCGGGGTCGCGGTCTCCTGGGCCCTGTATCTGCTGGCCCTGCACCCCGGGGCCGCCGGACGCGCCACGGCGGAGCTGGACCGCGTGCTCGGCGAGCGCGCGGCACCCGCGTACACCGATCTGCGGCGGCTCACCTATCTGGAGATGGTGCTCAAGGAGGCGATGCGGCTCTGCCCGCCCGGACCCTACGGGGCGCGGAGGACGGACGCGGAGCTTGTCGTCGGCGGCTACGGAATCCCGGCCGGGACGACGGTCTTCTACCCGTTCTGGGCCATCCATATGAACCCGGACCACTGGCCCGAGCCCGAGAGGTTCCGCCCCGAGCGGTTCACTCCGCGGGAGACGGCGAAGCGGCCCCGGCTGGCCCATGTCCCCTTCGGAATCGGTCCACGTTCCTGCGAGGGCGCCCGGCTGGCCGTGGTCGAGGCCGAACTGATACTGGCCGTACTGCTCAAACGCTTCCGGTTCCGGCTCGTCCCCGGGCACGAGGTCGTCCCCGTCGAACGGTTCGTGCTGTGGGCCGCCGACGACATCCGCATGACCGTGAGCCCGCGGGGTAGGCGCCAGGACGTGTCATAG
- a CDS encoding glycoside hydrolase domain-containing protein, whose product MVLRAQRFVNSAYGERLIGMKVEEDGRTRWEVMHALTRALQYELGITPLSNSFGPTTLSTLQSRFPLLNATTVPNANFARLIQSALYCKGYDGGEIDGVYNPRVAAAVSRLKRDMGVDGVLPGGDLPPKVFKGLLTMDAYVTVNNGSDAIRGVQQWLNSRYLHRRDFFVIPCDGHNSRDVAKSFLFAIQYELGMADGTANGVFGPGTQAGLRSHPVGPGSQGIWVSLFSGAMVLNHRQAAFTSSFDGALADEARAFQSFVKLPVTGGGSFSTWASLLVSYGDQSRKGEACDGVTRITPARAAALKADGITIVGRYLTAVGNSLPEKVIQPGELRTIADSGMRCFPIYQTVGRNAAQYSYALGRAAGYAAMNAAMDHGFQNGARIFFAVDFDALDHEVTSNVLPHFKGVEDSMADAGNPYRVGVYGPRNVCTRVGAAGHSSASFVSDMSSGFSGNYGYPLPPDWAYDQFVTRWVGSGDGRIEIDNNIVSGRDLGENTFNPPRAQRPDTALHASLHASMLVDVNKYMQSIGFSESSPVRFFSHAECFQQVMVDGDAVITEVSNRYDMRKALVQTSTYWEMRHIGIEDRLQDDRVVLYHSGLPGGIRDSSTGIAQITGNAGLRAWNHCIGKGYVSGTVRDPDHDPDLYAVWNQVRDPSFALRTVALIHLWDAEGKPGGNNPPGGETVMRPMALDYNDQEIFQVLRRYQGWGEEAETHARQRMGLYYLCEKYNGISRNM is encoded by the coding sequence ATGGTTTTGCGCGCACAGAGGTTCGTGAACTCCGCCTATGGTGAACGCCTCATCGGAATGAAGGTCGAGGAGGACGGCCGGACCCGCTGGGAGGTGATGCACGCCCTGACCCGCGCCCTCCAGTACGAACTGGGCATCACGCCCCTGTCGAACAGCTTCGGACCGACGACGCTGTCCACCCTCCAGTCACGGTTCCCGCTGCTGAACGCCACCACCGTGCCCAACGCCAACTTCGCGCGGCTGATCCAGTCCGCCCTGTACTGCAAGGGCTACGACGGGGGCGAGATCGACGGCGTCTACAACCCCCGTGTGGCGGCGGCGGTGTCCCGGCTCAAGCGGGACATGGGCGTGGACGGTGTCCTCCCCGGCGGCGATCTGCCGCCGAAGGTCTTCAAGGGCCTGCTCACCATGGACGCGTACGTCACCGTGAACAACGGGTCGGACGCGATCCGCGGGGTGCAGCAGTGGCTCAACTCCCGCTACCTCCACCGCCGGGACTTCTTCGTCATCCCGTGCGACGGGCACAACTCCCGGGATGTGGCGAAGTCCTTCCTGTTCGCGATCCAGTACGAGCTGGGCATGGCCGACGGCACCGCGAACGGGGTCTTCGGCCCGGGCACCCAGGCCGGTCTGCGCTCGCACCCCGTCGGACCGGGCTCCCAGGGCATCTGGGTCTCCCTGTTCTCCGGCGCCATGGTCCTCAACCACCGCCAGGCGGCGTTCACCAGCAGTTTCGACGGCGCCCTCGCGGACGAGGCGCGCGCCTTCCAGTCGTTTGTGAAACTGCCGGTCACCGGCGGCGGCTCCTTCTCGACCTGGGCCTCCCTGCTGGTCTCCTACGGCGACCAGTCCCGCAAGGGCGAGGCGTGCGACGGCGTCACCCGGATCACCCCGGCGCGCGCCGCCGCGCTGAAGGCGGACGGCATCACCATCGTCGGCCGCTATCTCACCGCCGTGGGCAACTCCCTCCCGGAGAAGGTGATCCAGCCCGGGGAGCTGCGGACGATCGCCGACAGCGGGATGCGCTGCTTCCCGATCTACCAGACCGTCGGCAGGAACGCCGCTCAGTACTCCTACGCGCTGGGCCGGGCCGCCGGGTACGCGGCGATGAACGCGGCCATGGACCACGGCTTCCAGAACGGGGCGCGGATCTTCTTCGCCGTCGACTTCGACGCCCTCGACCACGAGGTCACCTCGAACGTCCTGCCCCACTTCAAGGGCGTCGAGGACTCGATGGCGGACGCCGGGAACCCGTACCGGGTCGGTGTGTACGGCCCGCGCAATGTCTGTACCCGGGTCGGCGCGGCAGGGCACTCGTCGGCGAGCTTCGTGTCGGACATGTCCTCCGGGTTCTCCGGCAACTACGGCTATCCGCTGCCGCCGGACTGGGCGTACGACCAGTTCGTCACCCGCTGGGTCGGCTCCGGCGACGGCCGGATCGAGATCGACAACAACATCGTCTCGGGCCGCGACCTCGGGGAGAACACCTTCAACCCGCCGCGCGCGCAACGGCCCGACACGGCGCTGCACGCCTCGTTGCACGCGTCGATGCTGGTCGACGTCAACAAGTACATGCAGTCGATCGGGTTCTCCGAGAGCAGCCCCGTCCGTTTCTTCAGTCATGCCGAGTGCTTCCAGCAGGTCATGGTCGACGGCGACGCCGTGATCACGGAGGTGTCGAACCGCTACGACATGCGCAAGGCACTGGTGCAGACCAGCACCTACTGGGAGATGCGGCACATCGGGATCGAGGACCGGCTCCAGGACGACCGCGTGGTGCTGTACCACAGCGGACTGCCCGGCGGCATCCGGGACTCCTCCACCGGTATCGCGCAGATCACGGGCAACGCGGGGCTGCGCGCCTGGAACCACTGCATCGGCAAGGGGTATGTGTCCGGGACGGTCCGCGACCCCGACCACGACCCGGATCTCTACGCCGTGTGGAACCAGGTGCGCGATCCCTCCTTCGCGCTGCGGACCGTGGCGCTGATCCATCTGTGGGACGCGGAGGGCAAGCCCGGCGGGAACAACCCGCCCGGCGGGGAGACGGTCATGCGCCCCATGGCCCTGGACTACAACGATCAGGAGATCTTCCAGGTGCTGCGCCGCTACCAGGGGTGGGGGGAGGAGGCCGAGACGCACGCCCGGCAGCGTATGGGCCTGTACTACCTCTGCGAGAAGTACAACGGCATCTCCCGGAACATGTGA
- the helR gene encoding RNA polymerase recycling motor ATPase HelR: MSLPMSSPASHASHGSDGSVESVAGPRAVGVFALSGRLSAKADPALIAADERHFAAIGRSLQQTIAELSERLDAERRAPGGVGREAMDRDTRIHRLSSRLRTLRRFGLDLCLGRVVVADNSEPVHIGRLGLTDSEGRRLLVDWRSPAAEPFFAATHANPMGLASRRRYRWSGGRISDYWDEVFTADGLERHAALDEQSAFIASLGSTRSPRMRDVLATIQADQDAVIRAGSRGTLVVDGGPGTGKTVVALHRSAYLLHSDPRLGHRRGGVLFVGPHQPYLSYVADVLPSLGEEGVRSCTLRDLVPEGAAAVAEQDPDVARLKSSAELVRAVEKAVRFYEEPPTGEMTVSTDWADLRLSAEDWAEAFAAPGPGTPHNEARDPIWAELVAILLDKCRDAGDEEVPEELFRRALLRDGELVTALDRAWPLLEAADLVGDLWSVPAYLRMCAPWLSPAEVRALRRADAQAWTVSDLPFLDAARQRLGDPEASRRRRRQEAAVAAERERMAGVIDNLVAADADGEGAVTMLLGRDLRDSLVDEAALPGTESAPLAGPFAGPFAGPFAHIVVDEAQELTDAEWQMLLPRCPSRSFTVVGDRAQARDGFTESWEERLERIGLDRIEVASLSINYRTPSEVMAEAAPAIRAALPDAGVPVSVRAGGVPVTRASVAELETVLDTWLAAHDEGIACVIGAPAFRERPRVRSLAPELTKGLEFDLVVLVDPERFGEGITGAVDRYVAMTRATQRLIILTS; this comes from the coding sequence ATGAGTCTGCCGATGTCCTCACCCGCGTCACATGCGTCACATGGGTCCGACGGGTCCGTCGAGTCGGTGGCGGGTCCCCGTGCCGTCGGCGTGTTCGCCCTGTCCGGGCGGCTCTCGGCCAAGGCCGACCCGGCGCTGATCGCCGCCGACGAGCGGCACTTCGCGGCCATCGGGCGGAGCCTTCAGCAGACGATCGCCGAGCTGTCGGAACGGCTCGACGCCGAACGGAGGGCGCCCGGCGGCGTCGGCCGGGAGGCGATGGACCGGGACACGAGGATCCACCGGCTGAGCAGCAGGCTGCGGACGCTGCGCCGCTTCGGCCTCGATCTGTGCCTCGGCCGTGTCGTCGTCGCGGACAACTCCGAACCCGTCCACATCGGACGGCTGGGCCTCACCGACAGCGAGGGGCGGCGGCTGCTGGTCGACTGGCGCTCCCCCGCCGCCGAGCCGTTCTTCGCGGCGACCCACGCCAACCCGATGGGGCTCGCGAGCCGCCGCCGCTACCGCTGGAGCGGCGGCCGGATCAGCGACTACTGGGACGAGGTGTTCACCGCCGACGGGCTGGAGCGGCACGCCGCGCTCGACGAGCAGTCCGCCTTCATCGCGAGCCTGGGCAGCACTCGCTCGCCCCGGATGCGGGATGTGCTCGCCACCATCCAGGCCGATCAGGACGCCGTCATCCGCGCGGGGTCGCGGGGCACCCTCGTCGTCGACGGCGGCCCGGGCACGGGAAAGACCGTCGTCGCCCTGCACCGGTCCGCCTACCTCCTCCACTCCGACCCCCGGCTCGGGCACCGCCGGGGCGGGGTGCTGTTCGTGGGTCCGCACCAGCCCTATCTGTCCTATGTGGCCGATGTGCTGCCCAGCCTCGGCGAGGAGGGCGTACGGAGCTGCACCCTGCGGGACCTCGTACCGGAGGGGGCCGCGGCGGTGGCCGAGCAGGACCCGGACGTGGCCCGGCTGAAGTCGTCCGCGGAGCTGGTCCGGGCGGTCGAGAAGGCCGTCCGGTTCTACGAGGAGCCGCCCACCGGGGAGATGACGGTCTCGACCGACTGGGCCGACCTCCGGCTGAGCGCCGAGGACTGGGCGGAGGCGTTCGCGGCGCCGGGGCCGGGCACTCCGCACAACGAGGCACGCGATCCGATCTGGGCGGAACTGGTCGCGATCCTGCTGGACAAGTGCCGGGACGCAGGCGACGAGGAGGTGCCGGAGGAGCTGTTCCGGAGGGCGCTGCTGCGGGACGGGGAGCTGGTCACCGCTCTGGACCGGGCATGGCCGCTGCTGGAAGCGGCCGACCTCGTCGGGGATCTGTGGTCGGTCCCCGCGTATCTGCGGATGTGCGCCCCCTGGCTGAGCCCGGCGGAGGTCCGCGCCCTCCGGCGGGCGGACGCGCAGGCGTGGACGGTGTCCGATCTGCCCTTCCTGGACGCGGCCCGGCAGCGGCTCGGCGACCCGGAGGCGTCACGGCGCAGGCGTCGGCAGGAGGCCGCCGTCGCCGCCGAACGCGAGCGCATGGCCGGTGTCATCGACAACCTGGTCGCCGCCGACGCCGACGGTGAGGGCGCGGTGACGATGCTGCTCGGACGGGACCTCCGGGACAGCCTGGTCGACGAGGCGGCGCTGCCCGGCACGGAGTCGGCACCGCTCGCGGGCCCGTTCGCGGGTCCGTTCGCGGGTCCGTTCGCGCACATCGTCGTGGACGAGGCCCAGGAGCTGACCGACGCCGAGTGGCAGATGCTGCTGCCGCGCTGCCCGTCGCGGAGTTTCACCGTCGTCGGGGACCGCGCCCAGGCCCGGGACGGGTTCACGGAATCATGGGAGGAACGGCTCGAACGGATCGGGCTCGACCGGATCGAGGTGGCGTCCCTGAGCATCAACTACCGGACACCGAGCGAGGTCATGGCGGAAGCCGCACCGGCCATCCGGGCCGCGCTCCCCGACGCCGGGGTGCCCGTGTCCGTCCGCGCCGGCGGTGTGCCCGTCACCCGGGCGTCCGTCGCCGAGTTGGAGACGGTCCTCGACACCTGGCTCGCCGCGCACGACGAGGGGATCGCGTGCGTCATCGGCGCGCCCGCGTTCCGGGAGCGCCCCCGGGTCAGGTCGCTGGCCCCGGAGCTGACGAAGGGGCTGGAGTTCGACCTGGTGGTCCTCGTCGACCCGGAGCGGTTCGGCGAGGGGATCACGGGGGCGGTGGACCGCTATGTCGCGATGACCCGGGCGACCCAGCGGCTGATAATCCTGACCTCCTGA
- a CDS encoding MarR family winged helix-turn-helix transcriptional regulator — protein sequence MEIHQRVLGEIARALDERHRLSVSEFDTLVNIPLDGVRLKDLGSRTVLTQSAVSRMCDRLARRGLVTRTPVPEDQRGALVRLTDEGRELLRAAVRTNAEVVERTFAARLGDADLVALHTILGRVAPEGGTGEECDTPR from the coding sequence ATGGAGATCCATCAGCGGGTGCTGGGGGAGATCGCGCGGGCCCTGGACGAGCGGCACCGGCTGTCGGTGAGCGAGTTCGACACGCTCGTGAACATTCCCCTGGACGGGGTCCGGCTGAAGGACCTCGGCAGCCGGACGGTGCTGACGCAGAGCGCGGTCAGCCGGATGTGCGACCGGCTGGCGCGGCGCGGTCTGGTGACCCGTACCCCCGTCCCGGAGGATCAGCGGGGTGCGCTGGTGCGCCTCACCGACGAGGGGCGGGAGCTGCTGCGGGCGGCGGTGCGGACCAACGCGGAGGTGGTCGAGAGGACCTTCGCCGCCCGGCTGGGCGACGCGGACCTGGTGGCGCTGCACACGATCCTCGGCCGGGTGGCCCCGGAGGGCGGCACCGGGGAGGAGTGCGACACCCCCCGCTGA
- a CDS encoding aminoglycoside adenylyltransferase family protein — MSVSASQTGAVVRLLREVLGDEVAGVYLYGSAVLGGLRPSSDLDLFAVVRSPPTAEQRRALVAGLLDVSGRYPRRGTARPVELTVVVRSEVSPWRFPAVRAFQYGEWLRDAYERGAVPAAEPDPDLAPLITMVLRDGVPLVGPPPGALLDPVPAADLARALAAGVPELLAEPAADTRNAVLTLARIWNTLETGEIRSKEAAAEWALPRLPREHRPPLSHARDAHLGIAEERWDGLLPAVRAYARQVAAAVERSAALVPADPWTTEVTGGSIRCVWRDPIGDEEMGDLVRSHGGDPVAGWWDRVKGQSLGWVGARDASGLLLGFVNVAWDGGDHAFLLDPKTRGSHQRRGIGTAVVVLAAARARAAGCTWLHVDFRPELRDFYFGACGFRPTEAGLIHLPSTGGGTMGGPERDSGAAEDP, encoded by the coding sequence ATGTCCGTCTCCGCGTCCCAGACCGGCGCCGTCGTCCGGCTGCTCCGGGAGGTGCTCGGCGACGAGGTCGCCGGGGTGTACCTCTACGGCTCCGCGGTGCTCGGCGGTCTGCGGCCGTCCAGCGATCTCGACCTGTTCGCCGTGGTCCGGAGCCCGCCCACGGCGGAGCAGCGGCGGGCGCTGGTCGCCGGGCTGCTGGACGTCTCCGGGCGGTATCCGCGCCGGGGAACCGCGCGGCCGGTCGAACTCACCGTGGTCGTACGGTCCGAGGTCAGCCCCTGGCGCTTCCCGGCGGTGCGCGCGTTCCAGTACGGCGAGTGGCTGCGGGACGCGTACGAACGCGGCGCGGTGCCCGCGGCCGAGCCGGACCCCGATCTCGCCCCGCTGATCACCATGGTGCTGCGCGACGGCGTGCCCCTGGTGGGGCCGCCGCCCGGTGCGCTGCTCGATCCGGTACCCGCCGCCGACCTGGCGCGCGCGCTGGCCGCCGGGGTGCCGGAGCTGCTGGCGGAGCCGGCCGCCGACACCCGTAACGCGGTGCTGACGCTGGCCCGGATCTGGAACACCCTGGAGACCGGGGAGATCAGGTCCAAGGAGGCCGCCGCGGAGTGGGCGCTCCCCCGGCTGCCGCGGGAGCACCGCCCGCCGCTCAGCCACGCCCGGGACGCCCACCTCGGTATCGCGGAGGAGCGCTGGGACGGGCTGCTGCCCGCCGTACGGGCCTACGCCCGCCAGGTGGCCGCCGCTGTGGAGCGGTCGGCCGCACTCGTGCCCGCCGACCCGTGGACCACTGAGGTGACGGGTGGGTCGATCCGCTGCGTCTGGCGCGATCCGATCGGTGACGAGGAGATGGGCGACCTCGTCCGGTCCCACGGCGGCGACCCGGTGGCGGGCTGGTGGGACAGGGTCAAGGGGCAGAGTCTCGGCTGGGTGGGAGCCCGGGACGCGAGTGGGCTGCTGCTCGGTTTTGTGAACGTGGCCTGGGACGGCGGGGACCACGCCTTTCTGCTCGACCCCAAGACCCGGGGCTCCCACCAGCGGCGCGGCATCGGAACGGCGGTCGTCGTCCTGGCGGCGGCACGGGCCCGGGCGGCGGGCTGCACCTGGCTGCACGTCGATTTCCGGCCCGAGCTGCGGGACTTCTACTTCGGCGCCTGCGGCTTCCGTCCGACGGAGGCGGGGCTGATCCATCTGCCGTCCACGGGCGGCGGCACCATGGGCGGGCCGGAACGGGATTCCGGTGCGGCCGAAGACCCATGA